TCCTCCTGCTGCCAGCCGCTGCGGTCCAGGGACTGGGAGAAGTAGCCCCACTGGTAGAGCAGGCCGATCGCGGTCAGCGGCACACCGAGGTCCGAGGCGGACTTCAGGTGGTCGCCGGCGAGGATGCCGAGGCCGCCGGAGTAGATCGGGAGGGTGGGGGTGATGCCGAACTCCATGGAGAAGTACGCGATCGAGGAGCCCTGACCGGTGCCCTGCGCGCCGGGGACGGTGCGCTGGAACCAGCGGCCGGAGCCGAGGTAGGTGGCGAGGTCGCCGACCTCGGAGCGCATCCGGGCGAGGAAGGACTCGTCCCGCGCGGCCTCGGCCAAGCGCCCGGCGGGCACCTTGGAGAGCATCGCGAAGGGGTTCTCGCCGCTGGCGATGTACGCCTCCGGGTCGAGGAAGCGGAACAGGTCGGCGGTCTGACGACGCCAGGACCAGCGCAGGTTCAGCGCGAGATCGCGCAGGGGGGCGAGGGCCTCCGGGAGGGCCGAGGAGACCTGGATCGTGGAGATCGGCTTCATGGCTCCACGGTACCCGACGCCGCGCGCTGTCTTGCACCCGTCTTGCGTGATGTCCGGCGGGAAAGTTTCCCGACCAGAATTGCGCTCACCAGCACGAACAGGCCACCTCAGGTTCACACGCCGGCCATTGAGAGGCCGAAGGTCCCGGATCTTGCAAGAACTTTCTATCGCCGCGGCGGCCCGCCGCCGCGCGCGAGGGCGCTCCTGCCTGCCACAATGGGCGGGCACCGCGGGGGCGGTGCCCGGGGCACCCTTCGGAAACGATTCGGACACGGTCCGGGGCGGGACCGCCCAGGGGACGGATCAGGACAGGCGCGCGGGGAGCGACGGGCGCGCGGAGACGGCACGGAGGCCCGATGGGGAGCAGCGCGGACGCGAGGGTCGACGGACCGGTCGCGGGGGCGGCCGGTCCGATCACGGCCGACGGGGGCGCAGCCAGCGGGATCGCGGCCGACGGGGTCGCCGCCGGAGGGGGCGCGGAGGACTGGGCCGCGGTGCTGGAGGACACGATCGACCTCGGCGAGCGGCTGGACCCGGTGCGGACCCTGCTGCGCCGCGCCTCGGCCGGGGACCAGCGCGCGGCCCGGGCCCTGGTGGAGGTGCTCGGCCCGCGGATCCACGGCCTGGCACTGCACGTGACGGGCTCCGGGGCCCGCGCCGAGCGCCTCACCGTGGAGGTGCTGCGCAGCTGCCTGCGCGAGGCGGCCGAGCTCGCCGCGAGCGGCCTGCCCGGGGAGGCCGCCGTGCTGGACCGGGCCCGGCGGGCCGCGGTCGCCACCCGTCCGAGCGGCGTCGTCCGCTCCCTCCTCTCCCCCGACCGCCTCTCCCCCGGCAGCCTCGAGGACCGCACCCGCGACCGGCGCGAGGTGGAGATGCTGCGGGTGCTGCTCGCCCTGCCCCCGGGGAGACGGGCGATGGTCGAGGCCGCCGCGCAGGGGCGCCTCCCCTATGCCGGCCTCGACCGGCAGCAGGCCGCACTGGCGCTCGCACAGTTCCTGGACGCCCTGGTGCCCCTCCGCGGCAGCGAGGAGCCCGAGATCCGAGCCCTCGCCTCCCTGGACGCGCTGGCCCTCGCCGATCCCGGCGAGCGCCGACGGCTCGCCGAGCTCACACGCGCCCCGGACACGGCGGGCATCCACCGCCACGCGATCGAGGCGGCGGCCCGGCTGACCCGCCTCACCGCCCTCGCCCCCTCGCGGGACCTGCACCTCACGGTGCTCGAGGGCTTCGCCCCGCAGCCGCCCGCGTCCCGCCCCCGCGAGACGGCGTATGCCGGGGACTACGCGACCCCCGTGCTCGGCACCGACCGCCAGCGCCGCCAGGTGGGCCCACCGGCCCTGGCCGGGACCCTGCACGCCTCCGCACCGCCGGCCGACCCCGCCGCCCCCACCGGGATGCCCCTCGCGGCCGCCGGCGGGGACCCCTCCGCCACCCCCACCTTCGCGTTCCGCCCGGGCGACGAGCTGCTGCGCACCCGGAGCGGAAGGCGCCAGGCGCGGCGCCTGGCCCGGCAGCAGCGTCTCGCCGCGCGCGGCGGCCGGGGCGTCCCGTGGCTCTCCCGCTCCCTCGCCGTGCTGCTGGCGCTCACCGCGCTCGTGCTCGGCGGACTGCTGCTGGATGCCCGCTCGCGCCTCGGCGAGGCCGAGGACTTCGCCGCGACCTGGGCGGACCTCACCATGGTCGAGGACGCCGCGCTCGTGCACGGCGCCAGCGACAACGGCCTGTGGCAGGCCGTCCTCACCCCCGGCGGGCTCGCGGTGCGGGCCGACGGGGTCGCCCCGCGCGAGGGCGAGGTGCTCGAGCTGTGGGGCGAGAGCGACGGGCAGTGGCGCAGCCTCGGCGTGCTCGACCTCGAGGACGACGGCACGGTGCGCTTCAGCACGGACCGCACCGCGGAGCGGTTGCAGGTCACGTGGGAGATGGCGCCCGGTTCGGGCTCCGGCTCCCCGTCCCCGCGGGTGGTGGCGAGCCTCGCCCCGTCGGCCGAGGAGGGCTGAGCGGCCCCGCACCACCAAGGAGACGCCGGAGGGCCGGTCACCAGATGGTGACCGGCCCTCCGTGCCTGCGGCCGCGGGGCGGCGGCGGGATCAGTCGCGGGTGAGGCGACGGTAGGTCACGCGGTGCGGGCGCGCGGCCTCCTCGCCGAGGCGATCGACCTTGTTGGCCTGGTAGGACTCGAAGTTGCCCTCGAACCAGTACCAGTTCGAGGGGTTCTCCTCGGTGCCCTCGTAGGCCAGGATGTGGGTGGCCACGCGGTCCAGGAACCAGCGGTCGTGGGAGACGACCACGGCGCAGCCGGGGAACTCCAGCAGCGCGTTCTCCAGGGAGCCCAGGGTCTGCACGTCGAGGTCGTTGGTGGGCTCGTCCAGCAGCAGCACGTTGCCGCCCTGCTTGAGGGTGAGCGCGAGGTTCAGGCGGTTGCGCTCACCGCCGGAGAGGACGCCGGCCTTCTTCTGCTGGTCCGGGCCCTTGAAGCCGAACTGGCTGACGTAGGCGCGCGAGGGGATCTCGACCTTGCCGACCTGGATGTAGTCCAGCCCGTCGGAGACGACCTCCCAGAGGTTCTTCTCCGGGTCGATGTTCTCGCGGTTCTGGTCGACGTAGCTGATCTTGACGCTCTGGCCGACCTTCAGCTCGCCGCCGTCCAGCGGCTCCAGGCCCACGATGGTCTTGAACAGGGTGGTCTTGCCGACGCCGTTGGGGCCGATGACGCCCACGATGCCGTTGGGCGGCAGGGAGAAGGAGAGCCCGTCGATGAGGATGCGCTCCCCGAAGCCCTTCTTCAGGTCCTTGCCGTCGATGACCTGGTTGCCCAGGCGCGGCCCCGGCGGGATGGTGATCTCCTCGAAGTCCAGCTTGCGGGTCTTCTCGGCCTCCGCCGCCATCTCCTCGTAGCGGGCCAGACGCGCCTTGGACTTCGCCTGACGGCCCTTGGCGTTGGAGCGGACCCACTCCAGCTCCTCCTTGAGGCGCTTGGCGAGCTTCTGGTCCTTCTTGCCCTGGACCTGCAGGCGCTCCTCCTTCTTCTCCAGGTAGGTGGAGTAGTTGCCCTCGTAGGGGTAGAGGTGGCCGCGGTCGACCTCGGCGATCCACTGGGCCACGTGGTCCAGGAAGTAGCGGTCGTGGGTGACGGCGATGACGGCACCCTCGTACTGCTGGAGGTGCTGCTCGAGCCAGAGCACGCTCTCGGCGTCGAGGTGGTTGGTGGGCTCGTCCAGCAGCAGCAGGTCGGGCTTCTCCAGCAGCAGCTTGCACAGCGCCACGCGGCGCTTCTCACCACCGGAGAGGTGGGTGACCGGCTCGTCGCCGGGCGGGCAGCGCAGCGCGTCCATCGCCTGCTCGAGCTGGGAGTCGAGGTCCCAACCGTTGGCGTTGTCGATCTCGGTCTGCAGGGTGCCCATCTCGGCCATGAGGGCGTCGAAGTCCGCGTCGGGCTCCGCCATCTCCTCGCCGATCTGGTTGAAGCGCTGCACCTTGCGGTACAGGTCGCCCATGCCCTCCTGGACGTTCTCCAGGACGGTCTTGGACTCGTCCAGCGGCGGCTCCTGCAGCAGGATGCCCACGCTGTAGCCGGGGCTGAGGCGCGCCTCGCCGTTGGAGGGCTGGTCCAGTCCCGCCATGATCTTGAGGATGGTGGACTTGCCGGCGCCGTTGGGGCCGACCATGCCGATCTTCGCGCCCGGGTAGAAGCTCATGGAGACGTCATCGAGGATGACCTTGTCGCCCACGGCCTTGCGGGCCTTGTACATCGTGTAGATGAACTCTGCCAAGTCACTGTCCTTGTCGGAGAGGGTTCGAGGGGCGTGGTCCCACCGGCGCGCCGGAGCGGTGCCGCACGGGGGACGCCACGGTGACCGACTCTACCCGCATCCCCCGCGAACCTGTCGTGCGCAGGCGCGCGGGATGACGCGGGGCACGTCCGGGCGGGGTGCTGCGGGGCCGGAGCGGCGGGGTGCGGGGCCCTCAGTCCAGCGGGACGCCGCGGTCGGCCAGGACGCGGCGCGCCATCACGGTGCCGTGCTCGGTCCCCTCGGGGTGTGCATCGCCGTTGCGGGGCCACAGGTGCGCGTCGATGCCGAGGGCGCGCGCGGCCTCGACGTTCTCCTCGCGGTCGTCGAAGAAGATCACGGCCGACGGGATCGACACCCCACCGGTCTCGTGGGCGAGCACGTCCAGCAGGACCTCGTAGATCTCGCGGTCCGGCTTCATCGCCCGCTCCTCGGCGGAGATCACCGCGAGGGTGAAGGCCTCGAACCAGTCGGCGCGGCGCACCGCCTCGCCGAAGGCCTCCGAGGCGTTGGACAGCAGCGCCAGGCGCACCCCGTTGCGGGCGAGGTCGTGGATGAGGGACCGGGCCTCGGGATCCAGGCGCAGGAAGTAGCGGTTGTCGGTGTCCTGCAGCTCCGTGATCTCGTCGGCCGAGAGCGACTCGACGCCGACGGCGGCGGCGACCGCGCCCCAGTAGTCCTCGGCCGTGCGAGCGCCGCGGTCGTACTCCCCGCGCTCGGCCCACAGGGCGGAGGCGAGGGTCTCGGCGTCGCCGCCGAGCAGCTCGTGCAGGTCCGGGACGGGGTCGTGCCCGGCGCTGAGCACGCCCCCGAAGTCGAACACGACGGTGGGCTTCGGCGGGGTGCGGCGGCGGTTGCGCTTGCTCACTTCGCGGTCACGTCCTCACAGGTGGGCAGGCCCTCGGCGCTGCCGGTCTCGGCGATGGTCTCGGTGGCGGTCAGGGCCTCGTCGAAGGTGGACACGGCGACGACCTGGAGGTCGTCGGGCTCGTAGCCGACCACGTCCTGGCAGTTCGCGGACGGGGCGAGGAAGAACTCGGCGTCGGTGTCGGCGGCGCCGACCATCTTCTGGCGGATCCCGCCGATCGCGCCGACGGTCCCGTCCTCGGAGATGGTGCCGGTCCCGGCGATGGCGTGGCCGCCGGTGAGGGCGCCGGGGGTGAGCTCGTCGTAGACGGACAGGGAGAACATCATCCCCGCGCTCGGGCCGCCGATGTCGCCGACGGCGAGGTGCACGTCCATGGGGAACTCGTAGCCGGCCGAGAGGATCACGCCCATCCGGGCGGTGCCGTCGACGTCGGCGGTCGGGACCTGGAGGTCCATCTCCTCGCCGCCGCGGCGGATGGTCAGCGGCACGTCCTCCCCCGCGGGGACAGCGGCGATCAGGGATCGGAAGCCCTCAACATCAGCTGCGGTCCGCCCGTCGACGGCGACGAGCACGTCCCCGCCCTCGAGGGTGTCGGCCGCGGCCCCGTCCTCCTGGACGCCCGCGACCATGACGACATCGCGGTACTCGATGCCCAGCTCCTCCAGCGCCACGGCGACGGCGCCCTGCTGGGAGGTGCTCATGGCGGCGGTGTTGTTCAGGGTGGTCTGCTCGCGGGTCTGCCCCTCCGGGAACACGGCCTCGCGGGGCAGGACCTGCTTGGTGCGGTCGAACCAGGCGGCGATCACCTCGACGGGGGTGACGCGGTAGCCGGGGCCGCCGTCCACGGAGACGGTCGTCATCATCAGCTCGCCCTCGGTGGGGTACGTCTCCGCCCCCTCGATCACCAGGATCTTCTCGTCCTGGTACTCGCCGAGCACGTCGATCGCGGGGCCGGGCCGCTCGATGACATAGGGCACGGGCATGAGCGCCCCGCCGAGGATCAGCACGCACAGCAGCCCCAGCGACACCAGTGCCAGGCGGGGACGGGCGAACTGCGCATCGTCCACGGCCTTGGAGAGCAGGGGGCGCACCCCGCGGGTGCGGGTGGGCGGGGTGGGCTGGTCGGTCACCCGGACATTGTGCCCCACGGCGGCTGGGCACCCCCGTCGGCCGACGGGCGGGCGGCCGGGCGTGGCCCGTCGGCCGACGAGCGGGCGGCCGGGCGTGGCCCGTCGGCCGACGAGCGGGCGGCCGGGCGGGCCCGTCGGCCGACGCTCGCGCGGCCCGTCGGCCGACACGCTTCTCCGCCAGGGGCGAAACCGGGCCGCGCCCCCGGGCGGGGCGCAGGGTCCCTCGGTACGCTGGGCACCCCACGGACTGCTGGAGGTGGCCATGAGCGATGCCCCGATCCCGGGTGGACCCGGTGACATGGACGAGGAGGCGCTGAAGCGCTTCCTGAAGGAGACCTTCGGGGACGCGCTCCCCGACGGTGCGCTGGACGGGCTGGACCTCTCGGCCCTCGCCCAGCAGGCGAACCTCCCCCAGGACCCCGCGCAGCTGCGGGCCGCGGCCGCGCAGATGCAGCACCTCTTCGCCGCGCAGGGCGACAACCCCGTGAACTGGCAGATGGCCGAGGACCTCGCCCGCCGCACCGCCGCCGGCGAGCTGACCATCCCCGGTGCCGAGCCCGCGCCCGGTACCCCGGGCGACCCCTCCCCGACCGCGGAGCAGACCCAGCAGCTGCGCCAGGCCGCCCAGGTGGCCCGACTGTGGCTGGACCCGGTGCTCGCCATCGACGTGCCCTCCACCGAGCTCGGCGTGTACAGCCGTGGCACGTGGCTCGCCCGCACCCTGCCCCGCTGGAAGCCGATCGTCGAGCCGGTCGCCAAGTACATGGCCGGCGCGATCGGCGAGGCGATCTCCGCGCAGCTGGGCCAGATGGGCGATCTCGGCGCGGCCGGGATGCAGCTGCCCGGCGGCGGGGACCCCGCGGGGATGATGGAGCGGATCGGCGGGACCATGTTCGGCGTCCAGTTCGGCCACGCCATCGGCTCGCTGGCCCGCGAGATCTCCGGCACCACGGACCTGTCGCTGCCGCTGGGCCGGGACGGGGAGCCGGCGCTCGTCGCCGCGAACGTCGAGGACCTCATCT
This genomic interval from Brachybacterium aquaticum contains the following:
- the ettA gene encoding energy-dependent translational throttle protein EttA, with the translated sequence MAEFIYTMYKARKAVGDKVILDDVSMSFYPGAKIGMVGPNGAGKSTILKIMAGLDQPSNGEARLSPGYSVGILLQEPPLDESKTVLENVQEGMGDLYRKVQRFNQIGEEMAEPDADFDALMAEMGTLQTEIDNANGWDLDSQLEQAMDALRCPPGDEPVTHLSGGEKRRVALCKLLLEKPDLLLLDEPTNHLDAESVLWLEQHLQQYEGAVIAVTHDRYFLDHVAQWIAEVDRGHLYPYEGNYSTYLEKKEERLQVQGKKDQKLAKRLKEELEWVRSNAKGRQAKSKARLARYEEMAAEAEKTRKLDFEEITIPPGPRLGNQVIDGKDLKKGFGERILIDGLSFSLPPNGIVGVIGPNGVGKTTLFKTIVGLEPLDGGELKVGQSVKISYVDQNRENIDPEKNLWEVVSDGLDYIQVGKVEIPSRAYVSQFGFKGPDQQKKAGVLSGGERNRLNLALTLKQGGNVLLLDEPTNDLDVQTLGSLENALLEFPGCAVVVSHDRWFLDRVATHILAYEGTEENPSNWYWFEGNFESYQANKVDRLGEEAARPHRVTYRRLTRD
- a CDS encoding HAD family hydrolase — encoded protein: MSKRNRRRTPPKPTVVFDFGGVLSAGHDPVPDLHELLGGDAETLASALWAERGEYDRGARTAEDYWGAVAAAVGVESLSADEITELQDTDNRYFLRLDPEARSLIHDLARNGVRLALLSNASEAFGEAVRRADWFEAFTLAVISAEERAMKPDREIYEVLLDVLAHETGGVSIPSAVIFFDDREENVEAARALGIDAHLWPRNGDAHPEGTEHGTVMARRVLADRGVPLD
- a CDS encoding YlbL family protein; the protein is MTDQPTPPTRTRGVRPLLSKAVDDAQFARPRLALVSLGLLCVLILGGALMPVPYVIERPGPAIDVLGEYQDEKILVIEGAETYPTEGELMMTTVSVDGGPGYRVTPVEVIAAWFDRTKQVLPREAVFPEGQTREQTTLNNTAAMSTSQQGAVAVALEELGIEYRDVVMVAGVQEDGAAADTLEGGDVLVAVDGRTAADVEGFRSLIAAVPAGEDVPLTIRRGGEEMDLQVPTADVDGTARMGVILSAGYEFPMDVHLAVGDIGGPSAGMMFSLSVYDELTPGALTGGHAIAGTGTISEDGTVGAIGGIRQKMVGAADTDAEFFLAPSANCQDVVGYEPDDLQVVAVSTFDEALTATETIAETGSAEGLPTCEDVTAK